A single region of the Saprospiraceae bacterium genome encodes:
- a CDS encoding AAA family ATPase, which yields MFSTAVLEYDTIQLCPSQQIAYDGLLHLLAKSPVIALVSDDGYGRTTILRKLTQHLKGKYIGLANIFEQMQTHHPFQLEEALEASLQKAFQENDYVVCDDFHVIQRQLGGDCYNTARPSVLKFVLSTLLRVLEQSNKRLILGSESAWVGDPLNAQCLFVEIPAFTSTDLNLLFQAMGAMDTQQIDFERVHRFVPNLDAHQIYKACIYMQMQDIAGTDHFIHFLETHALASNVDRGEVTKVSLDDLYGIEEVRRQLEINLIVPLERDDLVHQLGIRPKRGVLLYGPPGTGKTTIGRALAHQLGSKFFLIDGTVISGTNEFYYRINQIFMKAKENAPSILFIDDCDLLFENEEETGLYRYLLTMLDGLESKSNERVTIMLTAMNIGSLPPALIRSGRVELWLETKLPDVTARKAIILAQLQGQFLQLTAEEIATMAHLSDGLTGSDLHRVMTDARNLHGYEVAKDIPLQPAFRYFEDALQQLQKHRKQLEDAPAFTAAHRPGVRK from the coding sequence ATGTTTTCAACTGCTGTATTAGAATACGACACCATTCAATTGTGTCCTTCTCAACAAATAGCCTATGATGGCTTACTTCATCTTTTAGCCAAAAGTCCGGTCATTGCCTTAGTAAGTGATGATGGCTATGGTAGAACCACCATTTTGCGAAAGCTAACGCAACACCTGAAAGGCAAATATATTGGCCTAGCTAATATTTTTGAGCAAATGCAAACACACCATCCTTTTCAGTTGGAAGAGGCGTTGGAAGCAAGTCTGCAAAAAGCTTTTCAGGAAAATGATTATGTCGTTTGTGACGATTTCCATGTGATTCAAAGGCAATTGGGCGGCGACTGTTACAATACGGCGCGGCCAAGTGTGCTGAAGTTTGTCCTGAGCACGCTGCTCCGTGTATTAGAACAAAGTAACAAGCGACTCATTTTGGGAAGCGAATCGGCTTGGGTGGGAGATCCCCTCAATGCCCAATGCTTATTCGTCGAAATCCCGGCCTTTACTTCAACCGACCTGAACCTGCTCTTCCAAGCCATGGGAGCCATGGATACGCAACAAATAGATTTCGAAAGGGTACATCGCTTTGTTCCCAATTTAGATGCACATCAAATCTACAAAGCCTGTATCTATATGCAAATGCAAGATATTGCAGGAACAGATCACTTTATTCATTTTCTGGAAACACATGCTTTAGCCAGTAATGTAGACCGGGGAGAAGTCACAAAGGTTAGCCTTGATGACCTCTATGGAATCGAAGAGGTGAGGCGGCAACTAGAGATCAACCTCATTGTTCCACTTGAGCGAGATGACCTGGTCCATCAATTAGGCATTCGCCCAAAACGTGGTGTGTTGCTGTATGGCCCTCCGGGCACAGGTAAAACGACCATAGGTCGAGCCCTCGCCCATCAGCTTGGCAGTAAATTCTTTTTGATCGATGGAACTGTCATTAGTGGAACCAATGAGTTTTACTACAGAATAAATCAAATTTTCATGAAGGCTAAAGAAAATGCACCTAGTATTCTCTTTATTGATGATTGTGATTTACTCTTTGAAAATGAAGAAGAAACGGGCTTATATCGCTACCTTTTAACCATGCTGGATGGCCTGGAGTCCAAAAGCAATGAACGGGTTACGATTATGTTAACGGCCATGAACATTGGCAGCCTTCCGCCCGCCTTGATTCGCAGTGGTCGGGTCGAGCTTTGGTTGGAAACCAAACTACCTGACGTAACGGCTAGAAAAGCCATTATCCTGGCGCAACTCCAAGGGCAATTTCTTCAACTCACCGCAGAAGAGATCGCCACTATGGCCCACTTATCCGATGGTTTAACAGGATCGGACTTGCACCGGGTGATGACTGATGCCCGAAACCTGCATGGCTATGAAGTGGCAAAAGACATTCCACTGCAACCAGCCTTCCGTTACTTTGAAGATGCACTGCAACAATTACAAAAACACCGTAAGCAATTGGAGGATGCGCCTGCTTTCACTGCTGCGCATAGGCCTGGGGTGAGGAAATAA
- a CDS encoding enolase C-terminal domain-like protein, which yields MKIAKVIFREVSIPLNFQFAQSNNPSSHCSSSAILELHLEDGTIGYGEACPRTYVTGECMDSMRKDLQGIAPQFAQTELDHLEAWRMRLRQWAAMGVGSSTVCALEMAGLDAISKLKQKPLASLLGLSEKDSEPILYSMVIPMLIPEKLAKLLPRIQHLKPSSLKLKASHELDHNLTNIQLLRDFFGPAVSIRVDVNAGWNLDQAMTFIPAFLKSDVCSFEQPLPANALDGLQQLTQTFGQDAQIMVDESLLCLADARHILELGISNHFNLKISKLGGIFNTLAIYQLAAQFGVPCQLGAHFGETSLLTAAGILLAKMAGPMTALEGALGEFLLEKDITKPSLSQATDGYLNPEAVLQQVGLAKAVDELVLEQYTLHNKEYKPYKFNDVLKRLTA from the coding sequence ATGAAAATAGCCAAGGTCATTTTCAGGGAAGTTAGCATTCCCTTGAATTTCCAGTTTGCGCAGTCGAACAACCCTTCCAGCCATTGTTCTTCCTCTGCCATTTTGGAATTACATCTCGAAGATGGCACGATTGGTTATGGCGAAGCCTGTCCGCGAACATACGTGACAGGTGAGTGCATGGACAGCATGCGAAAAGATTTGCAAGGCATTGCGCCACAGTTTGCACAAACGGAGCTTGATCATCTCGAAGCGTGGCGGATGCGCCTAAGACAATGGGCCGCCATGGGGGTCGGGTCATCTACCGTTTGTGCATTGGAAATGGCAGGCTTGGACGCGATTAGCAAATTAAAACAAAAACCATTAGCCTCTTTATTAGGACTTTCCGAAAAGGATTCGGAACCGATCTTATATAGCATGGTCATCCCTATGTTAATCCCTGAAAAATTGGCCAAGCTGCTTCCTCGAATACAACACCTAAAACCCAGTAGTTTAAAATTAAAAGCTAGCCACGAGCTTGACCACAATTTGACCAATATCCAATTACTTCGCGATTTTTTTGGGCCGGCCGTTTCCATTCGAGTAGACGTTAATGCTGGCTGGAATTTGGACCAAGCGATGACCTTTATTCCCGCTTTTCTAAAAAGTGACGTATGCTCTTTTGAACAACCTCTACCTGCCAATGCACTTGATGGCCTCCAACAACTCACCCAAACCTTTGGCCAGGATGCCCAGATCATGGTGGACGAATCACTCCTTTGTCTGGCTGACGCCAGGCATATCCTTGAACTAGGTATCAGCAATCACTTCAACCTGAAAATTTCCAAGTTAGGCGGTATTTTTAATACCCTGGCTATTTACCAATTAGCCGCACAGTTTGGTGTACCTTGTCAACTTGGTGCACATTTTGGGGAAACGAGCCTGCTCACTGCGGCAGGTATCTTATTGGCTAAAATGGCTGGGCCTATGACCGCCTTGGAAGGCGCTTTAGGTGAATTTTTATTGGAAAAAGACATTACAAAACCTTCTCTCTCACAGGCTACTGATGGCTATTTGAATCCGGAAGCAGTTTTACAACAGGTAGGCTTAGCCAAAGCGGTAGATGAGCTTGTTCTTGAGCAATATACCCTCCACAATAAAGAATATAAACCTTATAAGTTTAATGATGTCTTGAAGCGTTTAACAGCTTGA
- a CDS encoding NAD(P)/FAD-dependent oxidoreductase — protein sequence MNTIPNIPQTDRKRIVIIGGGFAGLKLARKLMKSHFQVVLFDKNNYHQFQPLFYQVATAGLEPSAISFPLRKVFQEQKHLHFRVATVEHIDPQQQEVFTDLGKLKYDYLVLAIGATTNYFGNIEIEEHAVPMKSLSEALALRNTILSHFEKALNESSTSEMQTLMNIVVVGGGPTGVELAGAIAEMRKFILPKDYPELDFSKMEVSLLEAGPKVLNGYSEVSSSKAKVYLEQLGVNVQTGAMVQDYDGTTVTLKDGRQLHTRTLIWAAGVKANEIAGIPAAAYGRSRRLLVDQQNRVKGLNNVFAIGDLAYMETTEYPQGHPQVAQVAIQQANLLFHNLRNIETGKALLPFTYKDKGSLATVGRNLAVADLPFLHFQGFLAWVLWLFVHLMSIVGVKNRLFVFINWAWSYFTYDQSLRLLINPKREKEKPSEKKAVAIK from the coding sequence ATGAATACCATTCCAAATATCCCACAAACAGATCGAAAACGCATTGTCATTATAGGAGGTGGATTTGCAGGCTTGAAATTAGCCCGCAAACTCATGAAAAGCCATTTTCAGGTTGTTTTGTTTGATAAAAATAATTACCATCAATTTCAACCCCTATTCTATCAGGTAGCCACGGCAGGTCTTGAGCCAAGTGCCATTTCTTTCCCCTTGCGCAAGGTTTTTCAGGAGCAAAAACACTTGCACTTTCGGGTGGCGACCGTAGAACACATTGATCCACAACAGCAAGAGGTATTCACAGACCTTGGGAAATTGAAGTATGACTACCTGGTACTGGCGATTGGAGCAACCACCAATTATTTTGGGAATATAGAAATAGAAGAGCATGCCGTACCGATGAAGTCGCTCAGCGAAGCCCTCGCCTTGCGCAACACCATCCTTAGCCATTTCGAAAAAGCCCTCAATGAGTCCAGCACATCAGAGATGCAAACCCTCATGAATATTGTCGTGGTGGGCGGCGGACCAACTGGCGTGGAACTGGCCGGCGCGATCGCTGAGATGCGCAAGTTTATTTTGCCTAAAGATTATCCTGAACTGGATTTTAGTAAAATGGAGGTTAGTTTACTAGAAGCTGGCCCAAAAGTATTGAATGGTTATTCCGAGGTGTCGTCTAGCAAAGCCAAGGTTTATTTGGAGCAACTGGGGGTTAATGTGCAAACAGGCGCTATGGTGCAGGACTATGATGGCACAACCGTCACCTTGAAGGATGGCCGACAGCTGCATACCCGCACCCTGATCTGGGCTGCCGGTGTTAAAGCCAATGAAATTGCAGGTATCCCCGCAGCCGCCTACGGCCGTAGCCGCCGATTGCTCGTCGATCAACAAAACAGGGTCAAAGGACTGAACAACGTTTTTGCCATTGGTGATCTTGCTTACATGGAGACGACTGAATATCCACAGGGGCATCCGCAGGTAGCACAAGTAGCCATCCAACAAGCAAATTTACTTTTTCACAATTTGCGAAATATAGAAACGGGTAAAGCACTGCTTCCTTTTACCTACAAAGACAAGGGGTCCCTTGCCACCGTTGGCCGCAACCTGGCCGTCGCAGACCTTCCTTTTCTCCACTTTCAGGGCTTCTTAGCCTGGGTCCTGTGGCTTTTTGTCCACCTCATGTCAATTGTAGGTGTAAAAAACCGGCTGTTTGTTTTCATCAACTGGGCCTGGAGTTATTTCACCTATGATCAATCCCTCCGCTTGTTGATTAATCCGAAGAGAGAAAAAGAAAAACCATCAGAGAAAAAGGCAGTTGCCATTAAGTAA
- a CDS encoding FAD-binding protein, with translation MKIKTRFTWHNTTKRFSAQPQKYFEPENLKDLQDIVLEAEAKGIRVRAVGSGHSFSDVALTNGYLVNPKKLNRQITIPPSWLSPDQRFRHKNLVYVEAGIKLQDFNKQMDVRGLCVENMGAVDEQTLAGAISTGTHGTGIDLPAMSGMVRSIVIVAKGGTIYRIEPSAGLFDPEKYNEPGIKLVQDDKWFNAALVSLGCLGIIYAYVVELKPMYWLEESKELTTWSALKPKLENDLAHFLRTDSEGNPIRALSILVNPYPNKDGTHSCLINRHREVAEPQKHRSWNERFRNLVSITLGGVFPFSYLFYRGTRVLNARFPGQMPGLIERSLKLLNDKVFINKGHKVMYAGAEYIKLKAFDAEYAFDVQTNTKGFIHSVEQVMAKAKALAEASQLFQTSPMGLRFVKASTASLTPESGRDVCYVDTPVLLGTKGANAILDAYQDIFIQNGGVPHWGKVNNRFEGKQKLLKQHYTQLAEWEAVFHELNPNGTFSNNFSDRFGLGKLVYSEKSLEV, from the coding sequence ATGAAAATTAAAACAAGGTTTACCTGGCACAATACGACGAAAAGATTTAGTGCCCAACCTCAAAAGTATTTTGAACCGGAAAACCTGAAAGACTTACAAGACATCGTTCTCGAAGCAGAAGCCAAAGGTATTCGCGTAAGAGCTGTTGGTAGCGGCCATTCCTTTTCCGATGTAGCCCTCACCAATGGCTATTTGGTCAACCCTAAAAAATTGAATCGGCAGATCACGATTCCGCCCTCCTGGCTCTCGCCGGACCAAAGGTTTCGACACAAAAACCTCGTTTATGTAGAAGCTGGCATCAAGCTGCAAGATTTCAATAAACAAATGGATGTGCGCGGCTTATGTGTAGAAAACATGGGTGCAGTGGATGAACAAACCTTGGCTGGCGCCATTTCTACTGGCACCCACGGCACGGGGATAGATCTGCCTGCCATGTCGGGCATGGTTCGCTCTATCGTCATCGTCGCTAAAGGGGGGACCATTTATAGGATCGAGCCATCTGCTGGTCTTTTCGATCCGGAGAAATACAATGAGCCTGGTATTAAATTGGTTCAGGATGATAAATGGTTTAATGCGGCCCTGGTAAGTCTGGGATGTCTCGGAATCATTTATGCCTATGTCGTCGAGTTAAAACCGATGTACTGGCTGGAGGAAAGTAAAGAGCTGACCACCTGGTCGGCCCTAAAACCCAAATTAGAAAATGATTTAGCTCATTTCCTCCGCACAGATAGCGAAGGAAACCCCATTAGGGCCCTTAGCATCCTGGTCAACCCTTATCCCAACAAAGACGGGACGCATTCCTGCTTAATCAACCGACATAGAGAGGTGGCTGAACCCCAAAAACACCGTAGCTGGAATGAACGATTCCGAAACCTAGTGAGCATTACCTTGGGAGGTGTTTTCCCGTTCTCTTATCTCTTTTACCGTGGAACAAGGGTGTTAAATGCACGTTTTCCGGGACAAATGCCTGGTTTGATTGAACGTTCGCTTAAGTTATTAAACGATAAGGTGTTTATCAATAAAGGCCATAAAGTGATGTATGCAGGCGCAGAATACATCAAGCTGAAAGCCTTCGATGCCGAATACGCCTTCGATGTTCAAACCAATACCAAAGGTTTTATCCACTCGGTTGAACAAGTAATGGCAAAAGCCAAGGCATTGGCCGAAGCCAGTCAATTGTTTCAAACCAGCCCGATGGGCCTTCGTTTCGTCAAAGCGTCCACGGCTTCTTTGACCCCCGAATCTGGGCGAGATGTCTGCTACGTCGATACCCCTGTGCTGTTGGGCACCAAAGGCGCAAATGCTATTTTGGATGCCTACCAAGATATTTTCATCCAAAATGGAGGCGTTCCACATTGGGGAAAAGTCAACAACCGCTTCGAGGGTAAACAAAAATTGCTAAAGCAACATTATACCCAACTGGCGGAATGGGAAGCGGTTTTTCATGAACTTAATCCCAATGGCACGTTTAGCAACAACTTTTCAGATCGTTTTGGCTTAGGAAAGTTGGTGTATAGTGAAAAATCCTTGGAAGTATAA